The Thermobispora bispora DSM 43833 genome window below encodes:
- a CDS encoding SCP2 sterol-binding domain-containing protein: MATVEECRAALQRLVEQFEEISPEDRAKHVVDRTVACLIPDLGVTFYGRVHPDGLEPFGEEPPPDGRPVDVKLTLTSEDLISMVNGELDMARAILGGRVKIDASLGDLLRLRRLL, encoded by the coding sequence ATGGCGACCGTCGAGGAGTGCCGGGCGGCGCTGCAGCGGCTCGTCGAGCAGTTCGAGGAGATCAGCCCGGAGGACCGGGCCAAGCACGTGGTCGACCGGACCGTCGCCTGCCTCATCCCCGATCTCGGGGTCACCTTCTACGGGCGCGTCCACCCCGACGGCCTGGAGCCGTTCGGGGAGGAGCCGCCGCCGGACGGGCGGCCGGTGGACGTCAAGCTCACCCTCACCAGCGAGGACCTGATCTCGATGGTCAACGGCGAGCTCGACATGGCCCGGGCCATCCTCGGCGGCCGGGTCAAGATCGACGCGAGCCTCGGCGACCTGCTCCGGCTGCGCCGGCTCCTCTGA
- a CDS encoding HAD-IIA family hydrolase: MTRSPALVDAYDTLLLDLDGVVYLGGHAVPGAPEALAEARRRGLRLAFVTNNASRTPAAIAAHLTELGIPACADDVVTSAQAAARLVAERVPPGSAVLVVGGMGLRMAVRAHGLRPVTTALESPAAVVQGMWPGISYGLLCEGALAVRQGAWFVAANGDTTMPTGRGEYPGNGAMSRVIATATGVEPVMAGKPEPPLHRESILRTGARRPLIVGDRLDTDIEAATRAGVDSLLVLTGVTGPLDLLTAGPRHRPTHIAADLRGLLEPPVPVRRDADGWRCGGWTAAWRDGRLELTGDGTPLDGLRAACAAAWEAAGEGRADEDAVKPALMATGL, encoded by the coding sequence ATGACGCGGTCGCCGGCGCTCGTGGACGCCTACGACACGCTCCTGCTCGACCTCGACGGGGTCGTCTACCTGGGCGGCCACGCGGTGCCCGGGGCACCGGAGGCGCTCGCCGAGGCCCGGCGCCGCGGGCTGCGGCTCGCCTTCGTGACGAACAACGCCTCCCGGACTCCGGCCGCGATCGCCGCGCACCTCACCGAGCTGGGGATCCCCGCGTGCGCTGACGACGTGGTGACCTCGGCGCAGGCCGCGGCCCGGCTGGTGGCCGAGCGGGTGCCGCCGGGCTCGGCCGTGCTCGTGGTCGGCGGCATGGGGCTCCGCATGGCCGTACGGGCGCACGGGCTGCGGCCGGTGACCACGGCCCTGGAGTCCCCGGCCGCCGTGGTCCAGGGCATGTGGCCGGGGATCTCCTACGGGCTGCTCTGCGAGGGTGCGCTCGCGGTCCGGCAGGGCGCCTGGTTCGTGGCGGCCAACGGGGACACGACGATGCCCACCGGCCGCGGCGAGTACCCGGGGAACGGAGCCATGAGCCGGGTCATCGCGACCGCCACCGGGGTCGAACCGGTGATGGCCGGCAAACCGGAACCGCCGCTCCACCGCGAGTCGATCCTCCGCACCGGCGCCCGGCGGCCGCTGATCGTCGGGGACCGGCTCGACACCGACATCGAGGCCGCCACCCGGGCCGGGGTGGACAGCCTGCTCGTGCTGACCGGGGTGACCGGCCCGCTCGACCTGCTCACCGCCGGGCCCCGCCACCGGCCCACGCACATCGCCGCGGACCTGCGCGGCCTGCTGGAGCCGCCGGTGCCGGTACGGCGGGACGCGGACGGGTGGCGGTGCGGCGGCTGGACCGCGGCCTGGCGGGACGGGCGGCTCGAGCTGACCGGCGACGGGACCCCGCTCGACGGGCTGCGCGCCGCCTGCGCGGCCGCGTGGGAGGCCGCGGGGGAGGGCCGTGCCGACGAGGACGCGGTGAAACCGGCGCTCATGGCGACCGGGCTGTGA
- a CDS encoding tetratricopeptide repeat protein: MYEWFRRGVKLLESGSPAAAAALLERAAQAEPNSRSIREALARAQFNSRRYAEAADSFRIIVDANPVEDYAYFGLGMSLWRTGDIEGAYEPLAIAAAMRPDLQHYVSALRQVRAMLRARRA; this comes from the coding sequence GTGTACGAGTGGTTCAGGCGGGGTGTGAAGCTGCTCGAATCCGGCAGCCCGGCCGCGGCCGCCGCCCTGCTCGAGCGGGCCGCGCAGGCAGAGCCGAACTCGCGCAGCATCCGTGAGGCGCTGGCGCGGGCGCAGTTCAACTCGCGCCGGTACGCCGAGGCGGCCGACAGCTTCCGGATCATCGTCGACGCCAACCCGGTCGAGGACTACGCGTACTTCGGGCTTGGCATGTCCCTGTGGCGCACCGGGGACATCGAGGGCGCGTACGAGCCGCTCGCCATCGCGGCGGCGATGCGCCCCGACCTCCAGCACTACGTCTCGGCGCTCCGGCAGGTGCGGGCGATGCTGCGGGCGAGGCGGGCATGA
- a CDS encoding DUF1015 family protein → MNNSERTSLELRPFRGVRFAVEDLAAVTSPPYDLIGPGALRELLSRHPNNVARLILPGSGHYEEAGETLRRWLADGVLTVDDHPALYVYEQSGAGFTQRGLIGALGLGSGAVLPHEDVMPGPVADRLALMRATEANLEPIFLIYEGGGTASRLVEEEAERRSPIADVTTPDGVRHRLWAMIDPAAIAAVAEDLKGRRALIADGHHRYATYEALRRERPGPGPWDHGLAYLVDSALYPPQISAIHRVIPGLPLEDAVNRAKGACQVHEFSSLEAGLQALEAAKEPAFLLAGQGPAAHLLTDPDPLQLEHAMPAERSAEWRALPTSILTCFLLPKVWGIQDGEETVQVVHHDPLAAVELARRKDGTAVLLNPIRFPDVLAIAAQGERVPRKSTSFGPKPRTGLVMRLFAAG, encoded by the coding sequence ATGAACAATTCCGAACGGACGTCTCTTGAACTTCGTCCGTTCCGCGGTGTCAGGTTCGCGGTCGAGGACCTCGCGGCCGTCACCTCCCCGCCATACGATCTCATCGGCCCCGGCGCCCTGCGGGAGTTGCTCAGCCGTCATCCCAACAACGTGGCGCGGCTGATCCTTCCCGGCTCCGGCCACTACGAGGAGGCGGGCGAGACGCTGCGGAGGTGGCTCGCCGACGGGGTGCTCACCGTGGACGATCACCCCGCGCTGTACGTGTACGAGCAGAGCGGGGCCGGCTTCACGCAGCGCGGCCTCATCGGGGCGCTGGGCCTGGGGTCGGGCGCGGTGCTGCCGCACGAGGACGTCATGCCCGGCCCCGTCGCCGACCGGCTCGCGCTCATGCGGGCCACCGAGGCCAACCTGGAGCCGATCTTCCTGATCTACGAGGGCGGGGGAACGGCCTCCCGGCTCGTCGAGGAGGAGGCGGAACGGCGGTCCCCCATCGCCGACGTCACCACCCCGGACGGGGTGCGCCACCGGCTGTGGGCGATGATCGACCCCGCCGCCATCGCCGCCGTCGCCGAGGACCTCAAGGGCCGCCGCGCGCTCATCGCCGACGGCCACCACCGGTACGCCACGTACGAGGCCCTGCGGCGCGAGCGCCCCGGGCCCGGCCCCTGGGACCATGGGCTGGCCTACCTGGTCGACTCGGCGCTCTACCCGCCGCAGATCAGCGCGATCCACCGGGTGATCCCCGGGCTGCCGCTGGAGGACGCGGTCAACCGGGCGAAGGGCGCGTGCCAGGTCCACGAGTTCTCCTCGCTGGAGGCCGGCCTGCAGGCGCTCGAGGCCGCGAAGGAGCCGGCGTTCCTGCTCGCCGGGCAGGGCCCGGCCGCCCACCTGCTCACCGACCCGGACCCGCTGCAGCTCGAGCACGCCATGCCCGCGGAGCGCTCCGCGGAGTGGCGGGCGCTGCCCACCTCGATCCTCACCTGCTTCCTGCTGCCCAAGGTCTGGGGGATCCAGGACGGCGAGGAGACGGTCCAGGTGGTCCACCACGACCCCCTGGCGGCGGTGGAGCTCGCCCGGCGAAAGGACGGCACCGCGGTGCTGCTCAACCCGATCCGGTTCCCGGACGTGCTCGCGATCGCGGCCCAGGGCGAGCGGGTGCCGCGGAAGTCCACCTCGTTCGGGCCGAAGCCGCGCACCGGCCTGGTCATGCGGCTATTCGCCGCGGGCTGA
- a CDS encoding MBL fold metallo-hydrolase, translating to MAGCPGVTAGYLILADRPCLIETGTSTSTPTVRKALSALGIGPDDLATVVVTHIHLDHAGGVGDIAAAYPSAEIVVHERGARHLADPSRLLASARMVWGDKLDTLFGTLRPTEASRIRALGETGTIDLGFGRHLSCYYTPGHAKHHVGLLDSLTGDLYVGDAAGVYLPETGDLRPATPPPDFDLDAALKSIDLFRSLQPERVLFTHYGPVEDVQPILERAAEELRIWVDLTKQAKAEGLDLDHAVAMVREKTKQRYKTTEGDPTLQGLETLTGAEANVAGIMHWLDRTQQG from the coding sequence ATGGCCGGATGCCCCGGCGTCACCGCCGGCTATCTCATCCTCGCCGATCGTCCGTGTCTGATCGAGACGGGAACCTCGACATCCACCCCGACCGTGCGGAAGGCCCTCTCCGCGCTCGGGATCGGCCCCGACGACCTGGCGACGGTCGTCGTGACGCACATCCACCTCGATCACGCTGGCGGGGTGGGCGACATCGCCGCCGCCTACCCGTCGGCCGAGATCGTCGTGCACGAGCGGGGCGCCCGGCACCTCGCCGATCCCTCCCGCCTGCTGGCGAGCGCGCGGATGGTCTGGGGTGACAAGCTGGACACGCTCTTCGGCACCCTCCGGCCGACGGAGGCGTCCCGCATCCGGGCGCTCGGCGAGACCGGCACCATCGACCTGGGGTTCGGCAGGCACCTGTCGTGCTACTACACCCCCGGCCACGCCAAGCACCACGTCGGGCTGCTCGACTCGCTCACCGGGGACCTGTACGTCGGCGACGCGGCCGGGGTCTACCTCCCGGAGACCGGCGACCTGCGCCCGGCCACCCCGCCGCCGGACTTCGATCTCGACGCCGCCCTCAAGTCGATCGACCTGTTCCGGTCCCTCCAGCCGGAGCGGGTGCTCTTCACCCACTACGGGCCGGTCGAGGACGTGCAGCCGATCCTCGAACGGGCGGCCGAAGAGCTGCGCATCTGGGTGGACCTCACCAAGCAGGCCAAGGCCGAAGGGCTCGACCTCGACCACGCGGTGGCCATGGTCCGCGAGAAGACCAAGCAGCGGTACAAGACCACCGAGGGCGACCCGACCCTGCAAGGGCTGGAGACGCTGACCGGCGCCGAGGCGAACGTCGCCGGGATCATGCACTGGCTGGACCGCACCCAGCAGGGCTGA
- a CDS encoding tetratricopeptide repeat protein, with the protein MSADQLDREVRAELRSLPLERAELVAKHLVAAGRALGEDDPERAYEHAQTARRMAPRIGVVREASGIAAYRAGRYAEALADLRAARRITGSDIYLPMIADCERGLGRPERALDVIRTGDPKRLDRASRIELAIVESGARRDLGQYEAAVITLQRVPELRDPEPRPWSARLAFAYADALADAGKEAAAVEWFARAMAFDEHGETDAAERYAELTGLVIEDIEEDLAEDAAGEPGEQGPEGEEPGGEPEPGDGAPHAGDGGEKATGGDGDEATGPGADGTAGEDGATAGGETNGGATAGGRGDTAAGDGGETACGDPGETAEGGCGADGTAGGAAGDARAEGVPVPAVRGGDRAAEAGGQAG; encoded by the coding sequence GTGTCGGCGGACCAGCTCGATCGCGAGGTGCGGGCGGAGCTGCGCTCCCTGCCGCTCGAGCGCGCCGAACTGGTCGCCAAGCACCTGGTCGCGGCCGGGCGGGCGCTGGGCGAGGACGACCCGGAGCGGGCCTACGAGCACGCCCAGACGGCGCGCCGCATGGCCCCGCGGATCGGTGTGGTCCGCGAGGCGAGCGGGATCGCCGCCTACCGGGCCGGGCGGTACGCCGAGGCGCTCGCGGACCTCCGCGCCGCGCGGCGCATCACCGGCTCGGACATCTACCTGCCGATGATCGCCGACTGTGAGCGCGGGCTCGGCCGCCCGGAGCGGGCCCTCGACGTCATCCGCACCGGCGACCCCAAGCGGCTCGACCGGGCGAGCCGGATCGAGCTCGCCATCGTGGAGTCCGGCGCGCGGCGGGACCTCGGCCAGTACGAGGCCGCGGTGATCACGCTGCAGCGGGTGCCCGAGCTGCGCGACCCGGAGCCGAGGCCGTGGTCCGCCCGGCTGGCCTTCGCGTACGCCGACGCGCTCGCCGACGCCGGGAAGGAGGCCGCGGCGGTCGAGTGGTTCGCCCGGGCGATGGCGTTCGACGAGCACGGGGAGACCGACGCCGCCGAGCGGTACGCCGAGCTGACCGGCCTGGTGATCGAGGACATCGAGGAGGATCTCGCGGAGGACGCCGCGGGCGAGCCCGGCGAGCAGGGCCCAGAGGGGGAGGAGCCCGGCGGGGAGCCGGAGCCCGGTGATGGGGCGCCGCACGCCGGCGACGGCGGCGAGAAGGCCACCGGGGGCGACGGCGACGAGGCGACCGGCCCCGGTGCGGACGGCACCGCCGGTGAGGACGGTGCGACGGCCGGCGGCGAGACGAACGGCGGTGCGACGGCCGGCGGCCGCGGTGATACCGCCGCCGGCGACGGTGGTGAGACGGCCTGCGGCGACCCTGGCGAGACGGCCGAGGGCGGCTGCGGCGCGGACGGCACCGCCGGCGGCGCCGCGGGTGATGCCCGCGCCGAAGGCGTGCCGGTACCGGCCGTGCGCGGCGGCGACCGCGCGGCAGAGGCCGGCGGGCAGGCGGGCTGA
- the tyrS gene encoding tyrosine--tRNA ligase — protein sequence MTDILDELHWRDIVAQTTDANALRKALAEGPISVYAGFDPTAPSLHVGNLATLLILTRFQRAGHRPIGLVGGATGLIGDPSGRSTERALNPVEVVAEWVTRIRAQVEKFLSFDEGPNSALLVSNLEWTEKLSVIDFLRDIGKHFPVNRMLARESVAARLEGEGLSYTEFSYQILQANDYLELYRRYGCTLQVGGSDQWGNITAGVDLIRRVEGAHVHGLTGKLITKADGTKFGKTAGGAIWLDPALTSPYAFYQFWLNADDRDVVRLLKVFTFRTREEIEELEKAVAERPAAREAQRALAEDVTALVHGREELERVVAASRALFGHGTLQELDERTLEAALNEVPKAKVPALGAPYVDLLAASGIVESKSAARRAVREGGAYLNNVKVTDEDYVPTADDLLHGRFLVLRRGKKTIGGVEVG from the coding sequence GTGACCGATATCCTCGATGAGCTCCACTGGCGCGACATCGTCGCGCAGACCACCGATGCGAACGCACTGCGCAAGGCACTTGCCGAGGGACCGATCTCCGTCTATGCGGGCTTCGACCCGACCGCACCCTCGCTCCACGTCGGCAACCTCGCCACGCTGCTGATCCTGACCCGGTTCCAGCGGGCCGGGCACCGGCCGATCGGGCTCGTCGGCGGGGCCACCGGCCTCATCGGGGACCCCAGCGGCCGCAGCACCGAGCGCGCGCTCAACCCGGTCGAGGTGGTCGCGGAGTGGGTGACCCGGATCCGGGCGCAGGTGGAGAAGTTCCTCTCGTTCGACGAGGGGCCGAACTCGGCGCTGCTCGTCAGCAACCTGGAGTGGACCGAGAAGCTGTCAGTGATCGACTTCCTCCGGGACATCGGCAAGCACTTCCCGGTCAACCGGATGCTCGCCCGGGAGTCGGTCGCGGCCCGCCTGGAGGGGGAGGGGCTCAGCTACACCGAGTTCAGCTACCAGATCCTCCAGGCCAACGACTACCTGGAGCTGTACCGGCGGTACGGCTGCACGCTCCAGGTCGGCGGGAGCGACCAGTGGGGCAACATCACGGCCGGGGTCGACCTGATCCGGCGGGTGGAGGGCGCCCACGTCCACGGCCTCACCGGCAAGCTCATCACCAAGGCCGACGGCACCAAGTTCGGCAAGACCGCCGGCGGGGCGATCTGGCTCGACCCCGCGCTCACCTCGCCGTACGCGTTCTACCAGTTCTGGCTGAACGCCGACGACCGTGACGTGGTGCGGCTGCTGAAGGTCTTCACCTTCCGCACCCGCGAGGAGATCGAGGAGCTGGAGAAGGCCGTGGCCGAGCGCCCCGCGGCGCGTGAGGCGCAGCGCGCGCTCGCCGAGGACGTCACCGCGCTGGTGCACGGCCGGGAGGAGCTGGAGCGGGTCGTCGCCGCCTCGCGGGCGCTCTTCGGGCACGGCACCCTCCAGGAGCTCGACGAGCGGACCCTCGAGGCCGCGCTCAACGAGGTGCCGAAGGCGAAGGTGCCCGCGCTCGGCGCGCCGTACGTGGACCTGCTCGCGGCGAGCGGCATCGTCGAGTCGAAGTCGGCGGCGCGGCGCGCGGTCCGGGAGGGCGGCGCGTACCTCAACAACGTGAAGGTCACGGACGAGGACTACGTGCCGACCGCCGACGACCTGCTGCACGGCCGGTTCCTGGTGCTCCGCCGGGGCAAGAAGACGATCGGCGGCGTCGAGGTCGGCTGA
- a CDS encoding cellulose binding domain-containing protein, producing MRGLSKRLTTAACAGALTLTGAAAVTAPAAAAVGCRVDYAVTAQWPGGFTGDVTVTNLGDPINGWRLTWSFPAGQQITQAWNATVTQNGAQVTAADAGYNAAIPTGGTVSFGFNASWTGSNPAPSSFALNGTTCTGSASPTTSPTAGPTPTVTATPTPPPAAGARQMEDLDRGLISVRAPGGNLVSWRLLGTDPADVSFNLYRGSTRIATVTGATNYLDAGAPADASYTVRPVVGGVEQAASRPSIRFTGGNFLDVPIQPPPGGTTPDGVSYTYTANDASVGDLDGDGRYEFVLKWEPSNAKDNAQSGYTGNVYIDAYRLDGTRMWRIDLGRNIRAGAHYTQFQVYDYDGDGKAEVAMKTADGTVDGTGRVIGNAWADHRNSSGYVLSGPEYLTIFNGQTGAAMATVDYDPPRGSVSSWGDSYGNRVDRFLAATAYLDGQRPSLIMSRGYYTRTVIVAWDFRNGSLVRRWKFDSDVAGGQYTGQGNHNLSIADVDADGKDEIIFGAMAIDDDGRPLWNTRNGHGDALHVGDLDPSRPGLEVFKVSEDGSKPAAWFADARTGQIIWSNAPCGCDNGRGVSGDVWAGSPGAESWSSAVSGLYDTRGQNIGRKPGSANFLVWWDGDPVRELLDGTHIDKYGPGGDTRLLTASGVQSTNGTKATPSLSADLFGDWREEVVWPTTDNRALRIYATTDVTDRRIHTLMHDPQYRVAIAWQNTAYNQPPHPSFFIGDGMATPPRPNIYVR from the coding sequence ATGCGTGGATTATCGAAGCGCCTGACCACGGCGGCCTGCGCCGGCGCGCTCACGCTGACCGGCGCGGCCGCGGTGACGGCGCCCGCGGCCGCCGCGGTGGGCTGCCGGGTGGACTACGCCGTCACCGCGCAGTGGCCGGGCGGGTTCACCGGCGACGTGACCGTGACCAACCTCGGCGATCCGATCAACGGGTGGCGGCTGACCTGGAGCTTCCCCGCGGGCCAGCAGATCACCCAGGCGTGGAACGCGACGGTGACGCAGAACGGGGCGCAGGTGACCGCCGCCGACGCGGGCTACAACGCCGCCATCCCCACCGGTGGGACCGTGTCGTTCGGCTTCAACGCCTCCTGGACCGGGAGCAACCCGGCGCCGTCGTCGTTCGCCCTCAACGGCACCACCTGCACCGGTTCGGCGAGCCCGACCACGAGCCCGACGGCCGGCCCGACCCCGACCGTCACCGCCACGCCCACTCCCCCGCCGGCCGCCGGGGCGCGGCAGATGGAGGACCTCGACCGGGGGCTGATCAGCGTCCGGGCGCCGGGCGGCAACCTGGTCTCCTGGCGGCTGCTCGGCACCGACCCGGCGGACGTGAGCTTCAACCTCTACCGGGGCTCGACCAGGATCGCCACGGTCACCGGCGCCACGAACTACCTCGACGCCGGCGCGCCGGCCGACGCCTCGTACACGGTGCGGCCGGTGGTGGGCGGGGTGGAGCAGGCCGCGTCCCGCCCGTCCATCCGGTTCACCGGCGGGAACTTCCTCGACGTGCCCATCCAGCCGCCGCCGGGCGGCACCACCCCGGACGGGGTCTCCTACACCTACACCGCCAACGACGCCTCGGTCGGCGACCTCGACGGCGACGGCCGGTACGAGTTCGTGCTCAAGTGGGAGCCGTCCAACGCCAAGGACAACGCCCAGTCCGGCTACACCGGCAACGTCTACATCGACGCCTACCGGCTCGACGGCACCCGGATGTGGCGGATCGACCTGGGGCGCAACATCCGGGCCGGGGCGCACTACACCCAGTTCCAGGTGTACGACTACGACGGGGACGGCAAGGCCGAGGTGGCGATGAAGACCGCCGACGGCACGGTCGACGGCACCGGGCGGGTGATCGGCAACGCCTGGGCCGACCACCGGAACTCGTCCGGGTACGTCCTCTCCGGCCCCGAGTACCTGACGATCTTCAACGGGCAGACCGGGGCGGCGATGGCCACGGTCGACTACGACCCGCCGCGCGGCTCGGTCTCCTCCTGGGGCGACTCGTACGGCAACCGCGTCGACCGGTTCCTCGCCGCCACCGCCTACCTGGACGGGCAGCGGCCATCGCTGATCATGAGCCGGGGCTACTACACCCGGACCGTGATCGTCGCGTGGGACTTCCGCAACGGCTCGCTCGTCCGGCGGTGGAAGTTCGACTCGGATGTGGCCGGCGGCCAGTACACCGGCCAGGGCAACCACAACCTGTCCATCGCCGACGTGGACGCCGACGGCAAGGACGAGATCATCTTCGGGGCGATGGCCATCGACGACGACGGCCGGCCGCTGTGGAACACCCGCAACGGGCACGGTGACGCCCTCCACGTGGGCGACCTCGACCCGAGCCGGCCCGGCCTGGAGGTGTTCAAGGTCAGCGAGGACGGGAGCAAGCCGGCCGCCTGGTTCGCCGACGCCCGGACCGGGCAGATCATCTGGAGCAACGCCCCCTGCGGGTGCGACAACGGCCGGGGCGTCTCCGGGGACGTCTGGGCCGGGAGCCCGGGCGCGGAGTCCTGGTCGTCCGCGGTCAGCGGCCTCTACGACACCCGGGGCCAGAACATCGGCCGCAAGCCCGGCTCGGCGAACTTCCTCGTCTGGTGGGACGGCGACCCGGTGCGCGAGCTGCTCGACGGCACCCACATCGACAAGTACGGCCCCGGCGGCGACACCCGGCTGCTGACCGCGTCGGGGGTGCAGTCCACCAACGGGACCAAGGCGACCCCCTCCCTCTCGGCCGACCTGTTCGGCGACTGGCGGGAGGAGGTGGTCTGGCCGACCACCGACAACCGGGCGCTGCGGATCTACGCCACCACGGACGTCACCGACCGGCGGATCCACACCCTGATGCACGACCCGCAGTACCGGGTGGCGATCGCCTGGCAGAACACGGCCTACAACCAGCCGCCGCACCCGAGCTTCTTCATCGGGGACGGCATGGCGACCCCGCCCAGGCCGAACATCTACGTGCGCTGA
- a CDS encoding DNA-3-methyladenine glycosylase encodes MGEFGELIGDPLDREFFDRPAEEVAPDLLGRVIAHGPVAVRLTEVEAYGLPGQDPASHVYRGRTERNAVMFGAPGHLYVYFTYGMHHCANLVCLPEGTGSAVLLRAGEVIRGAEVARARRAAAGNGNAVNGGTGDGGAGEGDAPPSGRSIPDRDLARGPARLAVALALTREHNGLDCCGSGPVRVFTGEPVSPELIRSGPRVGVSAGREIPWRFWVDGHPTVSPYRPHVPRQRT; translated from the coding sequence ATGGGCGAATTCGGAGAGCTGATCGGGGACCCGCTCGACCGTGAGTTCTTCGACCGGCCGGCCGAGGAGGTCGCGCCGGACCTGCTCGGCCGGGTGATCGCGCACGGGCCGGTCGCGGTCCGGCTCACCGAGGTCGAGGCGTACGGCCTGCCCGGGCAGGACCCGGCCTCGCACGTGTACCGCGGGCGCACCGAGCGGAACGCGGTGATGTTCGGCGCGCCGGGCCACCTGTACGTGTACTTCACCTACGGCATGCACCACTGCGCCAACCTCGTGTGCCTGCCGGAGGGCACCGGCTCGGCGGTGCTGCTCCGCGCTGGCGAGGTGATCCGCGGCGCGGAGGTGGCCCGGGCCCGCCGGGCCGCGGCGGGCAACGGGAACGCGGTCAACGGGGGCACCGGTGACGGGGGAGCCGGGGAGGGGGACGCCCCGCCCAGCGGGCGGAGCATCCCCGACCGGGACCTCGCCCGGGGGCCGGCCCGGCTCGCCGTCGCCCTCGCGCTCACCCGGGAGCACAACGGGCTCGACTGCTGCGGCTCCGGGCCGGTCCGGGTCTTCACCGGGGAGCCGGTCTCCCCCGAGCTGATCCGGAGCGGGCCGCGCGTCGGCGTCTCGGCCGGGCGGGAGATCCCCTGGCGGTTCTGGGTGGACGGCCACCCGACCGTGTCGCCGTACCGCCCGCACGTGCCCCGTCAGCGCACGTAG